In the genome of Flavobacterium panacagri, one region contains:
- the porU gene encoding type IX secretion system sortase PorU — protein sequence MKQLIFIYLFLIPVISFSQQNGDITINWQDKKEANYGENKILIPYFLESSFRFDMTKKSITLLENLNLTNAPNGSSVQISNIIYEPVSRADLGDLTIENIPTKPNESLIITNSRDLKRTFLSLSPIIKDGNGFKRIKSFSYSINSSAARNTSNSIFQKTAVISNSVLASGDWYRFYIQKSGVYKITRSFLQSLGFDPSKVDPRRIKIYGNGGKMLPLANNIYYPDDLTENTIQVIGESDGVFNNEDYILFYAEGVENWNSESQTNLNLYDSKSYYYITASGTDGKRIPNFNQPTANSTVELNTFDDYQFHEIDQTNVVHLGRQWLGESFDINQEQEFSFTFPNLDTTIPVKIEVTAASAAFTNTSFAITANGQNVGTINYSFLTPDSENKYFSKSLPPNTTFTGADNIKIKLIYNNNGVPGSKGYLDYINLTAKRKLTGTGKQFPFQYNDAGSTTGVVNYTIGNATGISQIWDVTDLYNVSRIENPNQASFSFKANLGEIRKYVAIDASDYYTPLKENQSKIANQNLKGTIFRNNQNAFQDIDYLIVTPKSLVSQAERLANFHRNNSNLNVKVVSLENIYQEFSSGKQDIAGIRNFVKYIYENASSTEKRIKYLNLFGDASYDYKDRIPNNTNIVPIYQSLTSTTVGEGGFATDDFYGLMDANEGIVGYPFDGIDIATGRMIVSDNAQAQEMVNKVLEYHDTKSYGNWRNNFVLISDDTDAAGDQTLQANQNALADLIATEKPFFNIEKIFLDAYTQEASAGGARYPKARTDFFNAFEKGALVFNYLGHGGEDGLASERIWEKSDGQNLNNQYKYPLFITITCEFSRFDDPSRPTAGEYVYWNPKGGAISMLTTIRQIGKINGESFNSTLNKNLLSFGSNQYNSIAESLRISKNENSSSGSNVVTYLGDPALMLAIPKPRINLTKVNDIAISQPIPDFKSLSKIKISGEITDENNILLSNYNGELATAIFDKMLTNSTLNNDGLSPPMQFKTLGETIFRGNASVANGQFEFSFVVPRDIRIPVDNGKISFYSKKNTTLENQTGYNNIIKIGGINENAPQDNISPKVKLYMNDETFVSGGITNESPFLLAFLEDENGINTASGIGHDIVAILDGDVSNPYILNDYYQTKLDDYTNGNLRFPFRNLAPGLHTISFTAWDVYNNPVTSEIQFTVVGDESLTLSHVLNYPNPFSTYTQFWFSHNRPYEPLDVQVQVMTITGKVVWTKNQTITTEGFLSREITWDGKDDFGDRIGKGVYIYKLTVKSNLTNKKAEKYEKLVIL from the coding sequence ATGAAACAGTTAATTTTCATCTACCTCTTTTTGATTCCAGTTATCTCATTTTCTCAGCAAAATGGGGATATAACAATCAATTGGCAAGATAAAAAAGAGGCAAATTACGGTGAAAATAAAATCCTGATTCCATACTTCTTAGAAAGCAGTTTTCGTTTCGATATGACAAAAAAAAGCATAACGTTATTAGAAAATCTAAATCTGACTAATGCACCTAACGGCAGTTCAGTGCAAATTAGCAACATCATTTACGAGCCTGTTTCAAGAGCGGATTTAGGTGATTTAACTATTGAAAACATCCCTACAAAACCAAATGAATCCTTAATTATTACAAATTCTAGAGACTTAAAACGTACTTTTCTTTCTTTATCCCCCATTATAAAAGACGGAAATGGCTTTAAAAGAATCAAATCTTTTTCTTATTCTATTAATTCTTCGGCAGCTAGAAATACCAGCAATTCTATTTTTCAAAAAACTGCTGTAATTTCAAATTCTGTATTAGCTTCAGGAGATTGGTATCGTTTTTATATTCAAAAATCTGGCGTATATAAGATTACCAGATCTTTTTTACAAAGCTTAGGCTTTGATCCTTCAAAAGTAGATCCACGAAGAATAAAAATCTATGGAAATGGAGGTAAAATGCTTCCTTTGGCCAATAATATTTATTATCCTGATGACTTAACAGAAAACACCATTCAGGTAATTGGCGAAAGCGACGGTGTTTTCAACAATGAAGATTATATTCTTTTTTATGCTGAAGGAGTTGAAAATTGGAACTCTGAAAGCCAGACCAACTTAAATTTATACGATTCTAAATCCTATTATTACATTACAGCTTCTGGCACAGATGGAAAAAGAATCCCAAATTTTAATCAGCCAACAGCCAACAGCACAGTAGAGCTAAACACGTTTGATGACTATCAATTTCATGAAATTGATCAAACTAACGTTGTTCATTTAGGCCGTCAATGGCTTGGAGAATCATTTGACATTAATCAGGAACAAGAGTTTTCATTTACTTTTCCAAATCTTGACACCACCATACCTGTAAAAATAGAGGTAACCGCTGCTTCTGCCGCATTTACAAATACTTCATTCGCGATTACCGCAAATGGACAAAATGTTGGAACGATAAATTATTCTTTTTTAACACCTGATTCCGAAAATAAGTACTTCAGCAAAAGCTTACCTCCTAACACAACTTTTACAGGAGCTGACAACATTAAAATAAAACTAATTTATAACAACAATGGAGTTCCTGGCTCAAAAGGCTACCTTGACTACATTAATCTAACTGCAAAACGAAAACTTACAGGAACTGGAAAACAGTTTCCATTTCAATATAATGACGCTGGCTCTACAACTGGAGTTGTCAATTACACAATTGGGAACGCTACGGGAATATCTCAAATCTGGGATGTTACTGACCTATATAATGTATCCAGAATTGAAAACCCAAACCAAGCCAGCTTTAGCTTTAAAGCCAATTTAGGAGAAATTCGAAAATATGTAGCAATAGATGCATCTGATTATTACACTCCTTTAAAAGAAAACCAGTCTAAAATTGCAAATCAAAACTTAAAAGGAACTATTTTTAGAAACAATCAAAATGCTTTTCAAGACATCGATTATTTAATTGTCACACCAAAATCTTTAGTTTCTCAAGCAGAAAGACTGGCCAACTTTCATCGAAACAATTCAAATTTAAATGTCAAAGTTGTTTCGCTCGAAAATATCTATCAGGAATTCTCGTCAGGAAAGCAAGATATTGCAGGGATTAGAAATTTCGTAAAATACATTTATGAGAACGCCTCTTCTACAGAAAAAAGAATAAAATATTTAAACTTATTTGGAGATGCTTCTTATGATTACAAGGATCGAATTCCAAACAACACCAACATCGTACCTATTTATCAATCGCTAACAAGTACTACTGTTGGCGAAGGCGGATTTGCCACTGATGACTTCTATGGACTTATGGATGCAAACGAAGGAATTGTTGGATATCCATTTGACGGAATTGACATTGCAACTGGACGTATGATCGTTTCAGACAATGCACAAGCACAAGAAATGGTTAATAAAGTTTTAGAATATCATGACACAAAATCATATGGAAACTGGAGAAATAATTTTGTTTTAATCAGTGACGATACAGACGCCGCTGGAGATCAAACATTACAGGCAAACCAAAATGCATTAGCCGATTTAATTGCAACTGAAAAACCTTTTTTCAATATCGAAAAAATATTCTTAGACGCCTATACACAAGAGGCTTCTGCCGGAGGAGCCAGATACCCTAAAGCCAGAACTGATTTCTTTAATGCTTTTGAAAAAGGAGCATTAGTATTTAATTATCTAGGACATGGCGGAGAAGATGGGCTTGCGAGCGAAAGAATTTGGGAAAAGTCAGATGGCCAAAACCTGAACAATCAATATAAGTATCCTCTTTTTATAACCATCACTTGTGAATTTTCTAGATTTGATGATCCATCAAGACCAACTGCCGGGGAATATGTCTATTGGAATCCTAAAGGCGGAGCCATTTCTATGCTGACTACCATTCGCCAAATTGGAAAAATAAACGGAGAAAGCTTTAACAGTACTTTAAACAAAAATCTTCTTTCATTCGGCTCAAATCAATACAACAGTATAGCAGAATCTCTGAGAATTTCTAAAAACGAAAACTCCAGCTCAGGCAGCAATGTAGTTACCTATTTAGGTGATCCTGCTTTAATGCTGGCGATTCCAAAACCTAGAATCAACCTAACAAAAGTAAATGATATTGCAATTTCTCAGCCTATACCCGATTTTAAATCATTATCTAAAATTAAAATATCTGGAGAAATCACAGACGAAAACAATATTTTGTTAAGTAATTATAATGGAGAATTAGCTACTGCTATTTTTGACAAAATGCTTACGAATTCAACTTTAAACAATGATGGATTAAGTCCGCCTATGCAGTTTAAAACTTTGGGTGAAACCATTTTCAGAGGAAATGCTTCAGTTGCAAACGGTCAATTTGAATTCAGCTTTGTAGTTCCAAGAGATATCCGAATTCCTGTTGATAATGGAAAAATTAGCTTTTATTCAAAGAAAAATACTACTTTAGAAAACCAAACTGGATATAATAACATTATTAAGATTGGAGGGATTAATGAAAATGCACCGCAGGACAATATTAGCCCGAAAGTTAAGTTATATATGAACGATGAAACTTTTGTATCTGGAGGCATCACAAACGAATCTCCATTCCTTTTAGCTTTTTTAGAAGACGAAAACGGAATTAATACAGCAAGTGGAATTGGACATGATATTGTAGCTATTTTAGATGGAGATGTGAGCAATCCTTATATTTTGAACGATTACTATCAAACAAAATTAGACGATTACACCAATGGAAACCTGCGTTTTCCGTTTAGAAATTTAGCTCCGGGGCTCCACACCATAAGTTTTACCGCTTGGGACGTATACAATAATCCTGTTACAAGCGAGATTCAATTTACGGTTGTAGGAGACGAATCATTG
- the gldJ gene encoding gliding motility lipoprotein GldJ, with translation MKVNKIVVLQLMMSMVLMLGTASCSKKSSSSHASRATGWDVDSQNGTAARNAGKKQQAGPGLVFVEGGTFTMGKVQDDVMHDWNNTPTQQHVQSFYMDETEVTNGMYLEYLEWLKKVFPPTEENYKNIYEGASPDTLVWRNRLGYNETMTNNYLRHPSYANYPVVGVNWIQAVEFSKWRTDRVNEAVLEKNGYLQKGAKTNDVNAENAFNTEGYLMSPSTSRGGSEEIVLKKNPTGRRPKAGKDGVVPEEKNVYAQRSSGIILPEYRLPTEAEWEYAAAADVGQREYNIYKGQKKYPWSGDYTRSNKRKNKGDQLANFKQGNGDYGGIAGWSDDGADITNAVKSYAPNDFGLYDMAGNVAEWVADVYRPIIDNEANDFNYYRGNQYAKNKIGKDGKIEIVTTATIKYDTLSNGKVIARNLPGEIAQVPVDEQETYLRQNFSTSDNINYRDGDKQSSRYFDFGDSESGSKADQAMYNSPKHNVTTDSLGKMIRKYDNSSKRTTLIDDKVRVYKGGSWRDRAYWLDPAQRRYFPQDMATDYIGFRCAMSRVGAKSERRKSPRN, from the coding sequence ATGAAAGTAAACAAAATTGTAGTCTTGCAGTTAATGATGTCAATGGTATTGATGTTGGGCACGGCTAGTTGTAGCAAAAAATCGAGTTCGAGTCACGCTTCTAGAGCAACAGGCTGGGATGTAGATAGTCAGAATGGAACTGCTGCTAGAAATGCAGGTAAAAAACAACAGGCAGGTCCTGGTTTGGTTTTTGTTGAAGGAGGTACGTTTACTATGGGTAAGGTACAGGATGATGTTATGCATGATTGGAATAACACACCAACTCAACAACACGTTCAGTCATTCTATATGGATGAAACCGAAGTTACAAACGGTATGTACTTAGAATACCTAGAGTGGTTAAAGAAAGTTTTCCCGCCAACAGAAGAAAATTACAAAAATATTTACGAAGGAGCATCGCCAGATACTCTTGTTTGGAGAAATCGTTTAGGATACAACGAAACGATGACTAATAATTACTTAAGACATCCTTCTTATGCTAACTATCCTGTAGTTGGTGTTAACTGGATTCAAGCTGTTGAATTTAGTAAATGGAGAACTGACCGTGTGAACGAAGCAGTTTTAGAGAAAAACGGATATCTTCAAAAAGGTGCTAAAACAAATGATGTTAATGCTGAAAACGCATTTAATACTGAAGGATACTTAATGTCTCCAAGTACATCACGTGGTGGAAGCGAAGAAATTGTATTAAAGAAAAACCCAACTGGTAGAAGACCAAAAGCTGGAAAAGATGGTGTGGTTCCTGAAGAGAAAAATGTTTACGCACAACGTTCTTCTGGAATTATCTTACCAGAGTACAGACTTCCTACTGAAGCAGAATGGGAATATGCAGCTGCTGCTGATGTTGGACAAAGAGAGTATAACATCTACAAAGGACAAAAGAAATATCCTTGGTCTGGAGATTATACACGTTCTAATAAACGTAAAAACAAAGGTGATCAATTGGCTAACTTCAAACAAGGAAACGGTGACTACGGTGGAATTGCAGGATGGTCAGATGATGGTGCAGATATTACAAATGCTGTAAAAAGTTATGCTCCAAACGATTTCGGATTATATGATATGGCCGGAAACGTTGCAGAATGGGTAGCTGACGTTTACAGACCAATTATTGATAATGAAGCAAATGATTTCAACTACTATAGAGGTAATCAATATGCTAAAAACAAAATTGGTAAAGATGGTAAGATTGAAATTGTTACAACTGCTACAATTAAGTATGATACTTTAAGTAATGGTAAAGTTATTGCAAGAAACCTTCCTGGAGAAATTGCTCAGGTACCGGTTGATGAGCAAGAAACTTATTTGAGACAAAACTTCAGCACAAGTGATAATATCAACTATAGAGATGGTGATAAACAATCTTCAAGATATTTTGACTTTGGTGATTCTGAATCAGGTTCAAAAGCAGATCAAGCTATGTACAATTCTCCTAAACATAATGTTACTACAGACAGTTTAGGTAAAATGATAAGAAAATATGATAATTCTAGTAAACGTACTACTTTAATCGATGATAAAGTAAGAGTTTATAAAGGAGGTTCTTGGAGAGATAGAGCTTATTGGTTAGATCCTGCTCAAAGAAGATACTTCCCTCAAGATATGGCAACTGATTACATTGGTTTCAGATGTGCAATGTCTAGAGTAGGTGCAAAATCTGAAAGAAGAAAATCTCCTAGAAACTAA
- a CDS encoding UDP-N-acetylmuramoyl-tripeptide--D-alanyl-D-alanine ligase, producing MNIQDIHNLFLQCSSLSIDTRKIEKNSMFFAIKGENFDANTFAKEALDLGALFVVIDNKSYYIDDRTILVENSLQTLQELAKFHRSYLALPIVALTGSNGKTTTKELINVVLSKKFNTKATIGNLNNHIGVPLTLLSFTKETEVGIVEMGANHQKEIEFLCQIAQPDFGYITNFGKAHLEGFGGVEGVIAGKSEMYQYLAANQKTVFVNLEDPIQIEKSKGIKSFTFGVNNEGADLNINEITANPFVVIDYNDFKIDSHLIGLYNANNINAAVAIGKYFEVNQSDIKSAIENYIPANNRSQMMQKGSNEIILDAYNANPSSMAVAIANFLQLDKNNKIMILGDMFELGNESLYEHKVIVDSLGDQNQALCFLIGKAFYANQTSKENIKFFETFETFADFLKSFKFNSNTILIKGSRGMALERTLEYIS from the coding sequence ATGAATATTCAAGACATTCATAATCTGTTTTTACAATGCAGTTCTCTTTCTATTGATACCCGAAAAATTGAAAAGAATTCAATGTTTTTTGCGATTAAAGGAGAGAATTTTGATGCCAATACATTCGCTAAAGAAGCTTTGGATTTGGGTGCTTTATTTGTTGTTATTGACAACAAGTCCTATTATATTGATGATAGAACTATTCTAGTTGAAAATAGCTTACAGACACTTCAAGAGCTGGCAAAATTTCATCGTTCTTATTTAGCGCTTCCAATTGTTGCTTTAACAGGGAGTAATGGAAAAACAACAACCAAAGAATTAATAAATGTTGTATTGTCAAAAAAGTTCAATACAAAAGCCACTATTGGAAACTTAAACAATCATATAGGTGTGCCCTTAACTTTGCTTTCGTTTACAAAAGAAACTGAGGTTGGAATTGTAGAGATGGGAGCAAATCATCAAAAAGAAATTGAATTCTTGTGTCAAATAGCACAGCCAGATTTTGGTTATATTACCAATTTTGGAAAAGCGCATTTGGAAGGTTTTGGAGGAGTTGAAGGTGTAATTGCTGGAAAAAGTGAAATGTACCAATATCTCGCTGCGAATCAAAAAACAGTTTTTGTAAATCTTGAAGATCCTATTCAAATTGAAAAATCAAAAGGAATTAAATCTTTTACTTTTGGTGTGAATAACGAAGGCGCAGATCTGAATATTAATGAAATTACTGCAAATCCTTTTGTTGTCATTGATTATAATGATTTTAAAATAGACTCACATTTAATTGGACTTTACAACGCCAATAATATCAATGCAGCTGTTGCGATTGGAAAATATTTTGAGGTAAATCAAAGTGATATAAAGAGTGCTATTGAGAATTATATTCCTGCTAACAATAGATCTCAAATGATGCAAAAAGGCTCAAATGAGATTATATTGGATGCCTATAATGCAAATCCTAGTAGTATGGCAGTAGCAATTGCAAACTTTCTGCAATTAGATAAAAATAATAAAATTATGATTCTTGGAGATATGTTTGAATTAGGAAATGAAAGCCTATACGAACATAAAGTTATAGTAGATTCTTTGGGAGATCAAAATCAGGCATTGTGCTTTTTAATAGGAAAAGCATTTTATGCTAATCAGACTTCGAAAGAGAATATCAAGTTCTTCGAAACGTTTGAGACGTTTGCGGATTTTCTTAAAAGTTTTAAATTCAATTCGAATACGATTTTAATTAAAGGTTCTAGGGGGATGGCTCTAGAACGAACTTTAGAATATATTTCATAA
- a CDS encoding helix-turn-helix and ligand-binding sensor domain-containing protein, with the protein MKFIVRPLILILLFFIQNSVFSQVKNIGIPDIKNYKRSEYKGGTQNWSIDQDKNGNIYFANNSGLIQFDGSNWHKYSLPNKSEIRSLKIDALGRIFVGGNNEFGYFKINEKGILKYYSLYNLLSPIDKENINLIWRIHIFNGEVIFQSFSKVFFLKGKKITTLNAPHKFQFSFLVKNRLYFQDKTLGVLEYKNRRLTAVKGTTFFNDKEIWSLFPLPDNRLMYATLEKGLFVSENGSIKPWETEANDFIKKNTSLGGSIIKNKFIVLNSVLDGAIICDLNGKIIQHLNRQKGLQNNTILASFIDNKNNIWLGLDNGITFINENSPFSYFDYSYNIGTVYASTTFQGNLYVATNQGLFYHPWGQSFKDSPFTRVEGTISQVWNIQVLNDVLICASNSGALIIQKNRVSKILDTKGYFGFKKIPNHPDYIIGESYNGFSVFKKSGTGYDYLHQVKGFDETTNNFSVEIDENYLWLKKDPFLYQVKLSDDLMRFDFMKKHVNISEKHKGINSLQNINGKVYFQVKNHFYRYSVEQEAFFEDKKITNLFKGIPTINTLIEDPSGNLWYVFNESLGVLVKNKNGTYAKKQSIFSNLTGNLVNNYISVNAIDPENIFIGLTDRLTHYNSTIPNTFMTKPKAFIESFSFPGDTILTGNLTSKTESYSLPYKYNRVKFTFASPTYENQENVMYSYKLEPFEENWRGWSSTSMKEYTNLREGNYVMKLKARNSYGIESNISEVEFTVSPPWYRHFLAYLFYLILILLGAYLISVRVKLKIRKNRYYETIEQRRLYLEKESKIRHEQHDLEKEIEKLKNDKLQIKILAKDKELVNNSLQVVKKNKVLNGIIHKLKDIDTSILDDNTKSEFSKLHKSIVKEVNTDKSWKDLEKHIKNVHFEFLKRLKGQYPTISPRELDLSTYLLMNMSTKEIAEIMNISTGGVELARYRLRKKLGLNKKENLIGFLMTI; encoded by the coding sequence ATGAAATTCATAGTTAGACCATTAATACTAATATTACTATTTTTCATACAAAATTCAGTTTTTTCTCAGGTTAAAAACATCGGAATTCCAGACATTAAAAACTACAAAAGGTCAGAATACAAAGGGGGAACTCAAAACTGGAGTATTGATCAAGATAAAAACGGCAATATTTACTTCGCCAACAACAGTGGTTTAATTCAATTTGATGGTTCCAACTGGCACAAATATTCTTTACCAAATAAATCAGAGATAAGAAGCTTAAAGATTGATGCTTTGGGAAGGATTTTTGTTGGAGGAAATAATGAATTTGGATATTTTAAAATCAATGAAAAAGGAATTCTAAAATACTATTCTTTATACAACTTACTTAGCCCAATAGACAAAGAAAATATAAATCTGATCTGGAGAATTCATATCTTTAATGGCGAGGTTATCTTTCAATCTTTCTCAAAAGTATTTTTTTTAAAAGGTAAAAAAATTACCACCTTAAATGCTCCCCATAAATTTCAGTTTTCTTTTTTGGTAAAAAACCGCCTCTATTTTCAAGACAAAACTCTGGGTGTACTAGAATATAAAAACAGAAGACTTACTGCTGTTAAAGGCACCACTTTTTTTAATGATAAGGAAATCTGGTCCCTTTTTCCACTCCCAGATAACCGATTAATGTATGCCACTTTAGAGAAAGGCCTTTTTGTATCTGAAAATGGCAGTATCAAACCTTGGGAAACTGAAGCTAATGATTTTATAAAGAAAAACACTTCTCTTGGAGGTTCTATAATTAAAAATAAATTTATTGTACTTAATTCGGTACTGGACGGCGCAATTATATGCGATTTAAATGGAAAAATAATTCAACACTTAAATCGACAAAAAGGCCTTCAAAATAATACCATTTTAGCATCATTTATAGACAACAAAAATAACATTTGGCTTGGTCTTGATAATGGTATTACGTTTATAAACGAAAACTCTCCTTTCTCCTATTTTGATTACAGTTACAACATAGGAACTGTTTATGCATCAACAACATTTCAAGGAAATCTATACGTTGCTACCAATCAAGGTCTCTTTTATCATCCTTGGGGACAATCCTTTAAAGACAGTCCGTTTACTAGAGTCGAAGGAACAATCTCCCAAGTCTGGAATATTCAGGTCTTGAATGATGTCTTAATCTGCGCCAGCAACAGTGGGGCGCTAATTATCCAGAAAAACAGAGTTTCAAAAATATTGGACACAAAAGGATATTTTGGATTCAAAAAAATTCCAAACCATCCCGATTACATTATAGGAGAAAGTTACAATGGCTTTTCGGTTTTTAAAAAATCCGGAACTGGCTACGACTATTTACATCAAGTAAAAGGTTTTGACGAAACCACTAATAACTTTTCTGTAGAAATAGACGAAAATTATTTATGGCTCAAAAAAGATCCGTTTCTATATCAAGTCAAATTATCCGATGATTTAATGAGATTCGATTTTATGAAAAAACATGTTAATATATCCGAAAAACATAAAGGAATTAACAGTCTTCAAAATATTAATGGCAAGGTCTATTTTCAGGTAAAAAATCATTTCTACAGATATTCGGTTGAACAAGAAGCTTTTTTTGAAGACAAAAAGATTACTAATTTATTTAAAGGAATTCCAACCATCAATACATTAATTGAAGATCCTTCTGGAAATTTATGGTATGTATTTAATGAATCCCTTGGCGTTTTGGTTAAAAACAAAAACGGAACCTACGCAAAAAAACAGTCCATTTTCTCTAATCTGACGGGGAATCTAGTAAATAATTATATCTCTGTAAACGCAATAGATCCTGAAAACATTTTTATAGGATTAACCGATCGATTAACACATTATAATTCAACAATACCGAATACTTTTATGACAAAACCGAAAGCTTTCATTGAAAGTTTTTCATTTCCTGGCGATACTATTTTAACCGGTAATCTTACTTCCAAAACTGAATCATATAGTCTGCCCTATAAATACAATCGTGTAAAGTTTACGTTTGCTTCGCCAACATACGAAAATCAAGAAAACGTAATGTACTCTTATAAACTGGAACCTTTTGAAGAAAACTGGAGAGGCTGGTCATCAACATCTATGAAAGAATACACCAATTTGAGAGAAGGAAATTATGTGATGAAACTAAAAGCCAGAAACAGTTATGGAATAGAATCTAATATAAGCGAAGTAGAATTCACGGTTTCTCCACCTTGGTATAGACATTTTCTTGCCTATTTATTCTACCTAATTTTAATTTTATTAGGAGCTTATTTAATCTCTGTAAGAGTTAAATTAAAAATTAGAAAAAACAGATATTACGAAACTATCGAACAGCGTAGATTATATCTCGAGAAAGAATCTAAAATCAGACATGAGCAACATGATCTAGAAAAAGAAATCGAAAAACTAAAAAATGATAAGCTTCAAATTAAAATCTTAGCAAAAGACAAAGAATTAGTAAACAACTCTTTACAAGTTGTAAAAAAGAACAAAGTACTAAATGGAATCATTCATAAACTTAAAGATATAGATACCAGTATATTAGACGACAATACTAAGTCTGAATTTAGCAAATTACACAAAAGCATTGTAAAAGAAGTGAATACTGACAAAAGCTGGAAAGATTTAGAAAAACATATTAAAAACGTTCATTTTGAGTTTTTAAAACGTTTAAAAGGACAATATCCAACAATTTCTCCACGAGAACTAGATTTATCAACCTATTTATTAATGAATATGTCTACTAAAGAAATAGCTGAAATCATGAATATTTCAACTGGTGGAGTTGAACTAGCACGTTATCGCTTAAGAAAAAAACTAGGTTTAAACAAGAAAGAAAATCTAATCGGATTTTTAATGACTATTTAA